A window of Apium graveolens cultivar Ventura chromosome 8, ASM990537v1, whole genome shotgun sequence contains these coding sequences:
- the LOC141679150 gene encoding BTB/POZ domain-containing protein At1g50280-like: MAGLCGIQIHINGQQTFFLNEKIISKFSGKLRKIVRQEKKRAQIKNSGIHIDDFPGGPFGFELVSRFCYNNATSKITVSNVCLLYCSAVYLEMTEKVSACNLLHQTGTFLEEMFSWSRTDILSCLRSCESIFAFADSSGLIEKLLNTLLAKIAQNSDIFVCSSSSSSSPEATASPFRLSSSTKSTTPEVLGLKRSSSKAFWWFDDLTILPPMIIERFVKLLGTYGNDDTSLILTRFILNYLKASAQSKHSLMTKTHSISEYSRLADTAVYGVISTGQSSFSCRGLFWILRLVSTFGISRDFRTGLERLIGSVLDQATLDDLLVSANDGNSVYDVNLVVRLIRVFVYTYNKEEYMQKTKKVGWLVDKYIREIAPDQNLKVSKFLRVAESLTDCARDCSDGVYRAVDIYLESHPCLSLEERSRLCRCLNFKKLSLEACKELAKNLRIPPRVAVEALAAQTRSTSQRVTDSPALDPSHLNHDQDHAHQSYYASNYYDETMINVPIKRHSQMVMYRGGRPMMNDDMETKFKDYEDEKMISAAEENEMMRLNLERMQMRVIELEKVCKGMKGQMSRMGKSNGRSPLICHAQTKAVPRFC, from the exons ATGGCAGGACTGTGTGGCATTCAAATTCATATCAATGGTCAGCAAACATTCTTCCTGAATGAG AAAATTATATCAAAATTTTCAGGGAAGCTAAGGAAAATTGtcaggcaagaaaagaaaagAGCCCAAATCAAGAACTCTGGGATACATATTGATGATTTCCCGGGAGGGCCGTTTGGTTTTGAGCTAGTTTCGAGATTTTGTTACAACAATGCTACTAGTAAAATAACTGTATCCAATGTCTGTCTCTTGTATTGTTCTGCTGTTTATCTTGAGATGACAGAGAAAGTCTCAGCTTGCAATCTCTTGCACCAAACAGGAACATTTCTTGAAGAAATGTTCTCTTGGTCTCGGACCGATATTTTATCTTGCCTAAGAAGCTGTGAATCTATCTTTGCATTTGCAGATTCTTCTGGCCTTATTGAAAAACTCTTAAACACACTTCTTGCAAAAATTGCACAAAATTCAGACATTTTTGTTTGCTCATCGTCGTCATCATCTTCTCCagaagctactgcatctccatTTAGGCTATCTTCCTCAACAAAAAGCACCACTCCTGAAGTTCTTGGCCTTAAAAGAAGTTCCTCAAAAGCATTTTGGTGGTTTGATGATTTAACCATTTTACCGCCTATGATTATAGAAAGATTTGTCAAGCTTTTAGGTACTTATGGTAATGATGACACCAGTTTAATCCTAACAAGGTTCATCCTCAACTACCTTAAAGCTAGTGCTCAATCAAAACATTCCCTAATGACCAAGACTCACTCAATATCAGAGTATTCTAGGTTAGCAGACACAGCTGTTTATGGAGTGATTTCAACCGGACAATCTTCGTTTTCTTGTAGAGGATTGTTTTGGATATTGAGACTTGTCTCTACTTTTGGTATAAGCAGAGATTTCCGAACAGGATTAGAGAGACTGATTGGTTCAGTTCTTGATCAAGCAACATTGGATGATTTATTGGTTTCTGCAAATGATGGAAATAGTGTTTATGATGTCAATCTTGTAGTAAGATTGATTAGAGTGTTTGTTTATACTTACAATAAAGAAGAGTATATGCAGAAGACGAAGAAAGTTGGTTGGTTGGTTGATAAGTATATAAGAGAAATAGCTCCTGATCAGAACCTGAAagtttcaaaatttctcagagTTGCAGAGAGCTTAACGGATTGTGCTAGAGATTGCTCTGACGGTGTATACAGAGCTGTTGATATCTATCTCGAG TCTCATCCTTGTCTATCACTGGAAGAGAGATCAAGGCTATGCAGATGTTTGAACTTCAAAAAACTTAGCCTAGAAGCATGCAAAGAGCTAGCCAAGAACCTGAGAATCCCACCCAGGGTTGCAGTTGAAGCTCTTGCTGCTCAAACCAGATCAACGAGTCAAAGAGTTACTGATTCTCCTGCACTTGACCCTTCTCATTTAAATCATGATCAAGATCATGCTCATCAGTCTTACTACGCTTCCAATTATTATGATGAGACGATGATAAATGTTCCGATAAAAAGGCATAGCCAAATGGTTATGTACAGAGGTGGTAGGCCAATGATGAATGATGATATGGAAACGAAATTTAAAGATTACGAGGATGAGAAAATGATAAGTGCAGCAGAAGAGAATGAAATGATGAGATTGAACCTAGAAAGGATGCAAATGAGAGTTATAGAGTTGGAGAAAGTATGTAAAGGGATGAAGGGTCAAATGTCAAGAATGGGAAAGAGTAATGGTAGGTCTCCTTTGATTTGCCATGCTCAAACTAAAGCAGTGCCAAGATTCTGCTAG
- the LOC141677218 gene encoding uncharacterized protein LOC141677218 → MNMQSASTSCDFSHIFWVSKPICPCKKRLKFSPLDGFSSRMKLYMTHKRKRYVLGACMISSNGGNHNLDIEFANSATRVANSFVVNRLSNELDERDMSRESVSVGTSNFANFEEDPIVGKLRTQLGVVHPLPSPPLNKSIVGFFVFFFFVGVLFDKLWTSRNKKKTSNEGRFGIWPQVPTSLSSFLEKDLQRKESVEWVNMVLAKLWKVYKPGLENWLVGLLQPVIDDLKKPDYVQRVEIKQFSLGDEPLSVRNVERKTSRRVNDLQYQIGLRYTGGARMLLMLSLKFGIVPIVVPVGIRDFDIDGELWVKLRLIPTEPWIGAAQWAFVSLPKIKFELSPFRLFNLMAIPVLSMFLTKLLTEDLPRLFVRPKKIVLDFQKGKAVGPLSTDYKSGEVQEGNKDFVGELSVTLVDARKLSYAFPGKTDPYVILRLGDQVIRSKKNSQTTVIGPPGEPIWNQDFSMLVANPRKEKMYVQVNDSLGFADLSIGTAEVDLGSLKDTVPTDRILALQGGWGLFGKGSAGELLLRLTYKAYVEDEEDEVIGERSTDTDASDDELSESEEDNATYVHPKKNLPSGTETFMDVLAALIVSEEFQGIVASETVDTKSQENVTSKKSRLRSVGPDVKLVPSNSERDSEKSRGSALFWISLITSISVLIALNTGGFSLFNPR, encoded by the exons ATGAATATGCAATCAGCTTCTACAAGCTGTGATTTTTCACATATATTTTGGGTGTCAAAACCAATCTGCCCATGTAAAAAAAGGCTTAAATTTTCTCCATTAGATGGTTTTTCGAGTAGGATGAAGTTGTATATGACCCACAAGAGAAAAAGATATGTTCTTGGGGCATGTATGATTTCGAGTAATGGTGGAAACCATAATTTAGATATAGAATTTGCTAATTCGGCGACTAGGGTTGCTAATAGTTTTGTGGTAAATAGATTGTCAAATGAATTGGATGAAAGAGATATGTCTCGAGAATCTGTTTCGGTGGGTACTTCTAATTTTGCTAACTTTGAGGAAGACCCTATAGTAGGAAAGCTTAGGACGCAATTAGGAGTCGTGCACCCTCTCCCGTCACCCCCGCTTAACAAGAGCATTGTTGGGTTTTTTGTGTTCTTTTTCTTTGTTGGGGTTCTATTTGATAAGCTTTGGACGTCGAGGAATAAGAAAAAAACAAGCAATGAAGGGAGATTTGGCATTTGGCCGCAGGTGCCAACAAGCCTCTCTTCCTTCCTTGAGAAGGATTTGCAGAGGAAAGAATCAGTGGAATGGGTTAACATGGTTCTAGCAAAGTTGTGGAAGGTTTATAAGCCAGGACTTGAGAATTGGCTCGTCGGGTTGCTTCAGCCAGTCATTGATGATCTAAAGAAACCTGATTATGTGCAGAGGGTTGAAATAAAACAGTTCTCTTTAGGGGATGAGCCATTATCTGTTAGGAATGTTGAACGCAAAACCTCACGGCGTGTCAATGATTTGCA GTATCAAATAGGCCTCCGTTACACTGGCGGTGCTCGCATGTTGCTTATGCTGTCCCTAAAATTTGGAATAGTTCCCATTGTTGTGCCGGTTGGTATTCGAGATTTTGACATTGACGGAGAACTTTGGGTTAAATTGAGACTGATTCCAACAGAGCCTTGGATTGGAGCTGCTCAGTGGGCCTTTGTGTCACTTCCAAAGATCAAATTTGAGTTGTCTCCATTTCGTTTATTCAATCTAATGG CAATTCCAGTTCTGTCGAT GTTTTTGACAAAACTTTTGACTGAGGATTTGCCGCGACTATTTGTTCGTCCAAAAAAGATTGTTTTAGATTTTCAAAAGGGAAAGGCAGTTGGTCCGCTTTCTACTGATTACAAGTCTGGAGAAGTACAAGAAGGCAACAAGGACTTCGTGGGAGAATTATCGGTTACCCTTGTAGATGCTAGAAAGCTTTCGTATGCTTTTCCTG GAAAGACGGACCCTTACGTTATTTTAAGGTTGGGAGATCAAGTAATACGTAGTAAAAAGAACAGTCAAACAACTGTCATTGGTCCTCCTGGTGAGCCAATCTGGAATCAG GACTTTTCTATGCTAGTTGCAAACCCTAGAAAAGAAAAGATGTATGTACAAGTGAATGACTCCCTTGGGTTTGCAGATTTGAGTATTGGAACAGCAGAG GTTGATCTGGGATCTCTCAAAGACACTGTTCCAACAGATAGGATTTTGGCCTTGCAAGGAGGGTGGGGACTGTTCGGGAAGGGATCAGCTGGAGAACTTTTACTTCGATTGACATACAAAGCATATGTtgaggatgaagaagatgaagtcaTTGGGGAAAGATCGACAGACACTGATGCTTCAGATGATGAGTTGTCTGAATCTGAAGAAGATAATGCTACTTATGTGCATCCAAAAAAGAATTTGCCCAGTGGAACAGAAACATTTATGGATGTGTTGGCAGCTTTAATTGTGAGTGAAGAATTTCAAGGGATTGTGGCATCTGAAACAGTTGACACAAAATCTCAAGAAAATGTCACAAGTAAAAAATCAAGATTGAGATCAGTTGGTCCTGATGTTAAATTAGTACCATCAAATTCTGAACGTGACTCTGAAAAATCTAGAG GCTCTGCTCTATTTTGGATTTCCCTGATTACAAGTATTTCAGTGCTTATCGCTCTAAATACGGGCGGTTTTAGCTTATTCAATCCTCGTTGA
- the LOC141680994 gene encoding uncharacterized protein LOC141680994 encodes MDQRDNKAASNKNKASVSENNEKYYTIDLKAMAASGVFTIHSHPQPQYTGPPVLNSAADPKNWDAFNNSLMDGLSEYVFNPSPPEHVPKNFSTTLTSEVMAAFGFSFNRMHPQPLYTGPPVLNSAADPKTGTNLINL; translated from the exons ATGGACCAGCGAGACAACAAAGCTGCTTCTAACAAGAACAAAGCTTCTGTATCAGAAAATAATGAGAAATATTATACCATCGACTTGAAAGCTATGGCAGCCTCCGGTGTCTTTACCATTCACAGTCATCCCCAACCCCAATACACTGGTCCTCCTGTTCTTAACT CTGCTGCTGACCCGAAAAACTGGGACGCATTTAATAATTCTTTGATGGATGGTCTCTCGGAATATGTTTTCAACCCCTCTCCTCCTGAACATGTACCCAAGAATTTTAGTACCACTCTTACCTCGGAAGTTATGGCTGCCTTTGGGTTCTCCTTTAATCGCATGCACCCCCAACCCCTATATACAGGTCCTCCTGTTTTAAACT CTGCTGCTGACCCTAAAACTGGGACGAATTTAATAAATCTTTGA